The proteins below come from a single Magallana gigas chromosome 10, xbMagGiga1.1, whole genome shotgun sequence genomic window:
- the LOC105333054 gene encoding atrial natriuretic peptide receptor 1 isoform X2: MKRRAFVDISQIYFLISLTLVLAQRDKMTIGVFMTDTSLPFGIHQSGPAVELGLRKLKDFVGEAMDVEIIQYVSPHGMECDPTKTGLFGKTAAEMYHLKNVTAIIGPTCSLSAEFIGRMAAEWNMPIFGSSGSSGAFENKRVFRTLTKMAFDYNELSVFYLNVFSHFNWTDFTVMYEGNATRVSPTVNLHNTGLAETFHRKILAAGLKSTLLEFSSQTEHGYQDALEEANKTSRIFLVVSDSVALRGMMLKASSMGMTEGDYAFFVFFFYNGYVNGRITWNMGDQDDQTVRKAFESVFLIGLYQSETKEYKEFAMEIKRKSFEEYNMDIFDQDPNPHAMVFYEALVLYGEVVMETVQDGIDFRDGLNIVRRLKNRTFDGINGDLFINAVGDRVINWMIMDLNPFIGEFVPVGYGGSSLAFHLSNSNTIHWPNDKGPPINKPRCGFTGADCYVIEDNKFFMVLSIVLAVLILAICNIVLLVYRKMKRDAEMLSNWWKIPWEEIAWLSQCHSRYSLLCFSEGKLKSKSEEMSLKTMAVDQKVASYQGSKVYLQKFNKRQRPSCRSFYMELSQLRSITCPNLTKFLGLTEHESSLYSVTEFCPRGDLRDILSNDSFVLNREFSISLIRDIIQFHGHLHSRNCVIDSRFVLKVTNFGLQSLKDHHIDLHSEKCLWMAPELLRKSTTTSDHLEMQCADVYSFGIIMYEVLSRKEPFEDDKEFLTLEEIVMKVEIVDDVQFRPRLNMVGIDTDVVGLMKYCWEEDPNCRPTFQFLRKESRKLQWDKSGEKLLDNLLSRMEEYANNLEDLVEDRTQSLIIEKKKSDELLYQVLPRSVADKLKTGCTVEPEAYTCVTIYFSDIVGFTSLSSQSTPMQVIDLLNDLYICFDKIIEHFDVYKVETIGDAYMVVSGLPTRNGDQHVVEIAGMSCSILESVKNFKIKHKPDHPLCARIGMHSGPVCAGVVGQKMPRYCLFGDTVNTASRMESSGEPMKIHTSESTCNLLKTHQDFLLEERGEIQIKGKGMMRTYWLSRQA, from the exons ATGAAAAGAAGAGCATTTGTAGATATAAGTCAGATTTACTTTCTTATATCGCTTACTCTAGTGTTAGCACAAAGAGACAAAATGACTATAGGAGTTTTTATGACTGATACTTCATTACCTTTTGGAATTCACCAAAGTGGACCGGCGGTCGAATTAGGCCTTCGAAAACTGAAAGACTTTGTTGGAGAAGCCATGGACGTAGAAATCATCCAGTATGTCTCACCTCACGGAATGGAGTGTGATCCCACCAAGACTGGTCTGTTTGGTAAGACTGCAGCAGAGATGTATCACCTGAAGAACGTAACCGCAATCATTGGACCAA CGTGCAGTTTATCAGCGGAATTTATTGGACGAATGGCCGCAGAATGGAACATGCCAATATTTGGAAGTAGTGGGTCGTCTGGGGCTTTCGAAAACAAACGCGTTTTCAGGACACTGACTAAAATGGCGTTTGACTATAACGAACTTtctgtgttttatttaaatgtattttcgCACTTTAATTGGACGGATTTCACAGTTATGTATGAAGGGAACGCGACACGAGTATCACCAACAGTTAACCTCCATAACACTGGCTTAGCTGAAACATTTCATAGGAAAATATTAGCAGCTGGATTAAAATCCACCCTTCTGGAATTTTCCTCCCAAACAGAGCATGGATATCAAGATGCTCTAGAAGAGGCGAACAAAACATCGCGAA TCTTCCTGGTTGTGTCTGACAGCGTGGCATTGCGTGGGATGATGTTGAAGGCCAGCTCTATGGGAATGACCGAGGGGGACTAtgcattctttgttttctttttctataaTGGTTACGTCAACGGAAGGATCACGTGGAATATGGGGGATCAGGACGACCAG ACAGTTAGAAAAGCGTTTGAGTCTGTCTTTCTGATTGGTTTGTATCAATCAGAAACAAAAGAGTATAAAGAGTTTGCGATGGAAATAAAACGGAAGTCCTTTGAGGAGTACAATATGGATATATTTGACCAAGAT CCGAATCCACACGCAATGGTATTCTACGAAGCTTTAGTGCTGTATGGAGAAGTTGTCATGGAAACTGTTCAAGATGGAATTGATTTTAGAGACGGTTTAAATATAGTCAGAAGATTAAAGAACAGGACATTTGATG GCATCAACGGTGATCTATTCATCAATGCCGTTGGTGATCGAGTTATCAATTGGATGATCATGGATTTGAACCCTTTCATTGGAGAATTTGTC CCTGTAGGTTACGGCGGGTCGTCTCTTGCATTCCATCTCAGTAATTCCAATACAATTCATTGGCCTAACGACAAAGGACCTCCGATAAACAAACCTCGATGTGGATTTACTGGGGCTGATTGCTACGTCATCGAAG ATAACAAATTCTTCATGGTATTATCCATTGTGCTGGCGGTGTTGATTCTAGCCATCTGCAATATAGTTTTACTTGTGTATAG GAAAATGAAGAGAGACGCCGAAATGTTGAGTAATTGGTGGAAAATACCCTGGGAAGAAATAGCATGGCTGTCTCAGTGTCATAGTAGATATTCCCTTTTGTGTTTTTCTGAAGGAAAG CTTAAGTCCAAATCTGAAGAGATGAGCTTAAAAACAATGGCTGTGGATCAGAAGGTTGCATCATATCAG GGTTCCAAAGTGTATTtacaaaaattcaacaaaagaCAAAGACCATCATGTCGCTCATTTTATATGGAATTGTCTCag TTACGAAGCATCACTTGTCCGAACCTGACCAAATTTCTGGGGCTAACTGAGCACGAGTCAAGTCTGTACTCAGTCACTGAGTTCTGTCCACGCGGAGACCTCAGG GATATTCTGAGCAATGATTCATTTGTATTAAATAGGGAGTTCAGCATTTCATTAATTCGCGATATAATACAG TTCCATGGCCACCTTCATAGTCGTAACTGTGTCATCGACAGCAGATTCGTCCTCAAAGTAACCAACTTTGGTTTACAGTCTTTGAAAGACCATCATATTGATTTACATAGTGAAA AATGTCTGTGGATGGCCCCCGAGCTTCTCCGGAAATCGACGACTACTTCCGATCATTTGGAAATGCAATGCGCGGACGTTTACAGTTTTGGTATTATCATGTATGAAGTGTTGTCTAGAAAGGAGCCATTTGAAGATGACAAAGAATTCTTAACTTTGGAAg AGATCGTGATGAAAGTGGAAATCGTCGACGATGTCCAGTTCCGGCCCCGATTAAACATGGTGGGCATTGACACGGATGTCGTCGGACTAATGAAGTACTGCTGGGAAGAAGACCCAAACTGCAGGCCCACTTTTCAGTTCCTGCGAAAAGAATCTCGCAAGTTACAAtg ggATAAATCTGGAGAGAAACTGTTAGATAATTTGCTGTCTCGTATGGAAGAGTATGCCAATAACCTTGAGGATCTAGTGGAAGATCGAACGCAGAGCTTGATCATTGAGAAAAAGAAGTCAGATGAACTCCTCTACCAGGTTTTGCCAAG GAGCGTGGCGGACAAACTGAAGACTGGATGCACGGTGGAGCCAGAGGCGTACACGTGCGTAACGATCTACTTCAGTGACATTGTGGGCTTCACCAGCCTGTCCTCACAGAGTACCCCCATGCAG GTGATTGACCTTCTAAATGATCTCTACATTTGCTTCGACAAAATCATTGAACACTTTGACGTCTACAAG GTTGAGACAATCGGCGACGCGTACATGGTAGTTTCCGGTCTACCAACGAGAAATGGTGACCAACACGTAGTGGAAATAGCCGGGATGTCGTGTTCTATCCTAGAGAGcgttaagaattttaaaatcaagcaCAAGCCGGATCATCCCTTATGTGCCAGGATTGGAATGCACTCTG GTCCAGTCTGCGCAGGCGTAGTGGGTCAGAAGATGCCGAGGTACTGCCTGTTTGGTGACACTGTAAACACGGCCTCACGGATGGAGTCCAGCGGAGAAC CAATGAAAATACATACCAGTGAAAGTACTTGCAACCTTCTGAAAACTCACCAGGACTTTTTGCTTGAAGAACGAGGAGAAATACAAATAAAG GGGAAGGGCATGATGAGAACGTACTGGTTGTCCCGACAAGCTTAA
- the LOC105333054 gene encoding atrial natriuretic peptide receptor 1 isoform X1 produces MKRRAFVDISQIYFLISLTLVLAQRDKMTIGVFMTDTSLPFGIHQSGPAVELGLRKLKDFVGEAMDVEIIQYVSPHGMECDPTKTGLFGKTAAEMYHLKNVTAIIGPTCSLSAEFIGRMAAEWNMPIFGSSGSSGAFENKRVFRTLTKMAFDYNELSVFYLNVFSHFNWTDFTVMYEGNATRVSPTVNLHNTGLAETFHRKILAAGLKSTLLEFSSQTEHGYQDALEEANKTSRIFLVVSDSVALRGMMLKASSMGMTEGDYAFFVFFFYNGYVNGRITWNMGDQDDQTVRKAFESVFLIGLYQSETKEYKEFAMEIKRKSFEEYNMDIFDQDPNPHAMVFYEALVLYGEVVMETVQDGIDFRDGLNIVRRLKNRTFDGINGDLFINAVGDRVINWMIMDLNPFIGEFVPVGYGGSSLAFHLSNSNTIHWPNDKGPPINKPRCGFTGADCYVIEDNKFFMVLSIVLAVLILAICNIVLLVYRKMKRDAEMLSNWWKIPWEEIAWLSQCHSRYSLLCFSEGKLKSKSEEMSLKTMAVDQKVASYQGSKVYLQKFNKRQRPSCRSFYMELSQLRSITCPNLTKFLGLTEHESSLYSVTEFCPRGDLRDILSNDSFVLNREFSISLIRDIIQAMDYLHSSNVQFHGHLHSRNCVIDSRFVLKVTNFGLQSLKDHHIDLHSEKCLWMAPELLRKSTTTSDHLEMQCADVYSFGIIMYEVLSRKEPFEDDKEFLTLEEIVMKVEIVDDVQFRPRLNMVGIDTDVVGLMKYCWEEDPNCRPTFQFLRKESRKLQWDKSGEKLLDNLLSRMEEYANNLEDLVEDRTQSLIIEKKKSDELLYQVLPRSVADKLKTGCTVEPEAYTCVTIYFSDIVGFTSLSSQSTPMQVIDLLNDLYICFDKIIEHFDVYKVETIGDAYMVVSGLPTRNGDQHVVEIAGMSCSILESVKNFKIKHKPDHPLCARIGMHSGPVCAGVVGQKMPRYCLFGDTVNTASRMESSGEPMKIHTSESTCNLLKTHQDFLLEERGEIQIKGKGMMRTYWLSRQA; encoded by the exons ATGAAAAGAAGAGCATTTGTAGATATAAGTCAGATTTACTTTCTTATATCGCTTACTCTAGTGTTAGCACAAAGAGACAAAATGACTATAGGAGTTTTTATGACTGATACTTCATTACCTTTTGGAATTCACCAAAGTGGACCGGCGGTCGAATTAGGCCTTCGAAAACTGAAAGACTTTGTTGGAGAAGCCATGGACGTAGAAATCATCCAGTATGTCTCACCTCACGGAATGGAGTGTGATCCCACCAAGACTGGTCTGTTTGGTAAGACTGCAGCAGAGATGTATCACCTGAAGAACGTAACCGCAATCATTGGACCAA CGTGCAGTTTATCAGCGGAATTTATTGGACGAATGGCCGCAGAATGGAACATGCCAATATTTGGAAGTAGTGGGTCGTCTGGGGCTTTCGAAAACAAACGCGTTTTCAGGACACTGACTAAAATGGCGTTTGACTATAACGAACTTtctgtgttttatttaaatgtattttcgCACTTTAATTGGACGGATTTCACAGTTATGTATGAAGGGAACGCGACACGAGTATCACCAACAGTTAACCTCCATAACACTGGCTTAGCTGAAACATTTCATAGGAAAATATTAGCAGCTGGATTAAAATCCACCCTTCTGGAATTTTCCTCCCAAACAGAGCATGGATATCAAGATGCTCTAGAAGAGGCGAACAAAACATCGCGAA TCTTCCTGGTTGTGTCTGACAGCGTGGCATTGCGTGGGATGATGTTGAAGGCCAGCTCTATGGGAATGACCGAGGGGGACTAtgcattctttgttttctttttctataaTGGTTACGTCAACGGAAGGATCACGTGGAATATGGGGGATCAGGACGACCAG ACAGTTAGAAAAGCGTTTGAGTCTGTCTTTCTGATTGGTTTGTATCAATCAGAAACAAAAGAGTATAAAGAGTTTGCGATGGAAATAAAACGGAAGTCCTTTGAGGAGTACAATATGGATATATTTGACCAAGAT CCGAATCCACACGCAATGGTATTCTACGAAGCTTTAGTGCTGTATGGAGAAGTTGTCATGGAAACTGTTCAAGATGGAATTGATTTTAGAGACGGTTTAAATATAGTCAGAAGATTAAAGAACAGGACATTTGATG GCATCAACGGTGATCTATTCATCAATGCCGTTGGTGATCGAGTTATCAATTGGATGATCATGGATTTGAACCCTTTCATTGGAGAATTTGTC CCTGTAGGTTACGGCGGGTCGTCTCTTGCATTCCATCTCAGTAATTCCAATACAATTCATTGGCCTAACGACAAAGGACCTCCGATAAACAAACCTCGATGTGGATTTACTGGGGCTGATTGCTACGTCATCGAAG ATAACAAATTCTTCATGGTATTATCCATTGTGCTGGCGGTGTTGATTCTAGCCATCTGCAATATAGTTTTACTTGTGTATAG GAAAATGAAGAGAGACGCCGAAATGTTGAGTAATTGGTGGAAAATACCCTGGGAAGAAATAGCATGGCTGTCTCAGTGTCATAGTAGATATTCCCTTTTGTGTTTTTCTGAAGGAAAG CTTAAGTCCAAATCTGAAGAGATGAGCTTAAAAACAATGGCTGTGGATCAGAAGGTTGCATCATATCAG GGTTCCAAAGTGTATTtacaaaaattcaacaaaagaCAAAGACCATCATGTCGCTCATTTTATATGGAATTGTCTCag TTACGAAGCATCACTTGTCCGAACCTGACCAAATTTCTGGGGCTAACTGAGCACGAGTCAAGTCTGTACTCAGTCACTGAGTTCTGTCCACGCGGAGACCTCAGG GATATTCTGAGCAATGATTCATTTGTATTAAATAGGGAGTTCAGCATTTCATTAATTCGCGATATAATACAG GCCATGGATTATCTCCATTCTTCTAACGTACAGTTCCATGGCCACCTTCATAGTCGTAACTGTGTCATCGACAGCAGATTCGTCCTCAAAGTAACCAACTTTGGTTTACAGTCTTTGAAAGACCATCATATTGATTTACATAGTGAAA AATGTCTGTGGATGGCCCCCGAGCTTCTCCGGAAATCGACGACTACTTCCGATCATTTGGAAATGCAATGCGCGGACGTTTACAGTTTTGGTATTATCATGTATGAAGTGTTGTCTAGAAAGGAGCCATTTGAAGATGACAAAGAATTCTTAACTTTGGAAg AGATCGTGATGAAAGTGGAAATCGTCGACGATGTCCAGTTCCGGCCCCGATTAAACATGGTGGGCATTGACACGGATGTCGTCGGACTAATGAAGTACTGCTGGGAAGAAGACCCAAACTGCAGGCCCACTTTTCAGTTCCTGCGAAAAGAATCTCGCAAGTTACAAtg ggATAAATCTGGAGAGAAACTGTTAGATAATTTGCTGTCTCGTATGGAAGAGTATGCCAATAACCTTGAGGATCTAGTGGAAGATCGAACGCAGAGCTTGATCATTGAGAAAAAGAAGTCAGATGAACTCCTCTACCAGGTTTTGCCAAG GAGCGTGGCGGACAAACTGAAGACTGGATGCACGGTGGAGCCAGAGGCGTACACGTGCGTAACGATCTACTTCAGTGACATTGTGGGCTTCACCAGCCTGTCCTCACAGAGTACCCCCATGCAG GTGATTGACCTTCTAAATGATCTCTACATTTGCTTCGACAAAATCATTGAACACTTTGACGTCTACAAG GTTGAGACAATCGGCGACGCGTACATGGTAGTTTCCGGTCTACCAACGAGAAATGGTGACCAACACGTAGTGGAAATAGCCGGGATGTCGTGTTCTATCCTAGAGAGcgttaagaattttaaaatcaagcaCAAGCCGGATCATCCCTTATGTGCCAGGATTGGAATGCACTCTG GTCCAGTCTGCGCAGGCGTAGTGGGTCAGAAGATGCCGAGGTACTGCCTGTTTGGTGACACTGTAAACACGGCCTCACGGATGGAGTCCAGCGGAGAAC CAATGAAAATACATACCAGTGAAAGTACTTGCAACCTTCTGAAAACTCACCAGGACTTTTTGCTTGAAGAACGAGGAGAAATACAAATAAAG GGGAAGGGCATGATGAGAACGTACTGGTTGTCCCGACAAGCTTAA